The Nothobranchius furzeri strain GRZ-AD chromosome 8, NfurGRZ-RIMD1, whole genome shotgun sequence sequence agattaaacatgtacatataaaagaaatatctaaataaaatcagttctgcattaaactcttggattttatttttgtttacaaatgagaattgtttactagagggtatcccgctgggtctgaaaagtcttaaaaggtaataaatcggttttggttagaaattattaaaaactatgatcacatctttgctcaggctcagcttgtcgaaagtattttctctgaattagctctccaacagtcaaggaaattattaaaaagctaaataaaacgtcgagctccatcgtttaaagttccttctcccttctgctcagcggttccacggttgctaggcgacggaacgttcaccaagggagtggcgggaattcatgaaggctaggcctgtccaaattcacagccgttaacatccggtctactcggccgacggaggacccagcccacgtcagccgagtagactgggtccttcgaaggatgcagaccctgaattgagacacagccttagactctggtaggggttgacttgctctttaattttctgcctaaaactgtcagtgttgtgccgttgtcagacaaaaactctgcactgcatttgatttaaatctgccattgctattggctaaatggtaccctagaatgttagctggtaccatatgatgtcacaatgtcattgtgagcctgtgtgtgtgtgtgtgtgtgtgtgtgtgtgtgtgtgtgtgtgtgtgtgtgtgtgtgtgtgtgtgtgtgtgtgtgtgtgtgtgtgtgtgtgtgtgtgtgtatttgttagtggctccgccttctcggtctgccaggcaacagcatttgttgcatttttcaaacaggaagtgggagtggagtaatactctggtagggggtgacttgctctttaaaaattcTATCTACTTGTAACATAAATGTTTGAAACTTTTAGATAAGCTCTTGCAATTAGTCTGTACAACcccttttatttgtttgtttgcttgtcagcttgttattctgtttttgtgtgttttactaAACTTGTTTTATCTTTATTTTCTTCCTATTTAATTGTCTTTCTTATATTGTTGTATATTTTCTTGTTGATATATTTAGCACCAAAAGGTTTAACTTTTTATCTTAAAGGAGGTGAAAATTTATATTCAAATGTTAAATTCTTGAGTTGGTATTGGAGTTTGTCATTGTACCTGTATCTGATTTTCTACCTGGTTTGAATAACATTTTTAATGACACTTGAAATTTTAATATTGTAAACCACCTACTCGTTGTTTAGGTAATACTAACCGGCTTGAATTGCTTTAATTATATTACGTATACATCTCTTgaaatgcaaaccaattgtttgccTCCATAAATCAACGTCTTGCTTTCTTGTAAACCTGGAAGTAGATCAAATTTACAAGATGATGACTTTtcactttttacattattaagcagaagtaattttacatctCAGTCACGGACACATCTGAGACGATATTTGCTGCCCCAGACACAGAATGATTGTAAAACTAAGATCTGTAATCCATGCACAAAATAGTTTAACTATACTTGTCCCGAAAGGACTGGACCAGGAAGTAGTCCCACCATAAATATTAAgtatacatttatttttattgaaaatCAATTTATTTAAACTAaagattaaataattttttgctACAAAACCTAATGAAAACAATTTAGTAAAATGTAATTTTTGTCTGTCATGGAAAACGTTATACTTCAGTTCCGTTCCCAACCACACGAGGGCGACACTACCGTCTTTGGAGCGGAAGTAGGTTTTTTTTTCTGCCAATTGAATTTTTTGTTTTGGTCCTCCTAGCTGAGCGTAGTACGGTGCTTGAATTTTTCTGATGTTTTAACTGGCAGATAAAATGAAGAAGTTTTTTGATGACATTAAAAAAGACATGAAGTTTAAATCTGCGGGACCTGGAAAGAAGTTAACCGAAGATACCAGGTAAATAGAGCGCTTTTGACCTGCTAACAGATTACAGTTGATGTTAAATTCCAAGACAAATTTGTGTCACGTTTGTGTTATTTCTGTGTTAAAGTTAGTGTTTCGTCTAAAACATACAGTTTTAGTTACAAATAGATTGTGTAATCCTCCAGTCGACGTGCTGAGCTCAGTTTAGGATAATCCTCGAAGAAGCTAGTAAGTTGTAACGTCTAAGAAGCTGTATTACGTTACGTTGTTTTGTTTTGCTTATTTACCTCTTATTAGTTGTATGCTGTCTGAATCGTTAGGAGGTTAAAGGCTGTATATGAACTTATGAACTTTTCAGTAGCAGACCGGAGGTGGTTCAGAGCAGCTCCAGTGCTAAACAGAACCGCCATCACGCTCCCAGTGAAGGGGCCCAGAGGGCAGGCGCCGCGGCCCTAGCCCGGATCGAACAGAAGCAGCGGCCAAAGGTGCACACCTCCCAGGACGCGATCAGAAACCAGGGTGAGACTCGCCGTTCACCTCAGATCCTTCTGACATACCACATGTAGTCCAGTCACTGGTATTCCTGTAGGCGATGCTTCATGCATTATTTACCCCTTTACTTTTCATGAGGCGTAGTGTAATTAAAACACAACAAGCTGTGAATACAACATTCAGGCTGACTCAGTAATTCATTTTAATCCCACCAAAAACGTGACAGTCCAACTAGTTTTCCACTGACAGGTACAGAAATTGTTTGACCTTAAATCAaagtatttacctgaaaatttcaCATCGGCAGCACAACCAGATGGCAACATCTTCCAGAAAACAGTTCAGGAACAAGCTGTGCACTCAACCTCCTGACCATGATAACAACCAGGGCCCTTAACGGGTTTTAGGATCTTTGAAAATGCTCAATTTGAATTTCAAAATCATGAAAGTTCTTGTTTTTTGAAGCAGTGTTAAATAATGTCACTGAAACCGGTCATAACACAATAACTTTCAATTcaggttcaattcaagtttatttatatagcgccaaatcacgacaagagtcgtctcaaggcacttcacataataaacattccaattcaggtcagttcattaagccaatcagtaaaaagtttcctatataaggaacccagcaaattgcattgtgttggtgactttacagcaatcctcatactaagcaagcataaagccacagtggagaggaaaactcccttttaacaggaagaaacctccagagaatcctgactcagtataagcagccatcctccatgactcactggggatggagaagacaggacacacagacacacacacacacacacacacacacacacacacacacacacacacacacacacacacacacacacacacacacacacacacacacacacacacacaacatatatagcaagtagtgtgtctatggttacattgtgatttctttgtaaatattctatttggtgagagataaactgtattgtatttatcctagtggatctatgattgaacgggtaaactagtagttttCCTTTCATGAAACAAGGAAGTGAGCAGACATGCTGTTCATGTGCGTGCAAATTTGAGTTAGACTGATATATCGGGCCGACATTTACCATTTATACATCGGCATCACCGATACTGGCCCTTAGTAAAgccaatttaaagagcaagtcacccccaaataaacagttttttcctgataaactatataaatgtgtgtctaatcgtgctgcagacatgtgtagtcaatagttttgcactttagtgcattttagttcaaatttaaaatttctgcctaaaactgtcagtgttgtgccgttgtcaggtaaaaactctgcaccgcaTTTAAATTtggaatctgccatcgctattggctaagaggtatgctatgatgtcaactggtaccatatgatgtcacagtgtcgttgtgagcctgtgtgtgtgtgtgtgtgtgtgtgtgtgtgtgtgtgtgtgtgtgtgtgtgtgtgtgtgtgtgtgtgtgtgtgtgtgtgtgtgtgtgtgtgtgtgttagcggctccgccctctcggtttgataagcaacagcatttgttgcatttttcaaacaggaagtgggagtgaggtaagtttcttgtaggggtgacttgctctttaaggtcagGAACTTGTTCGGGCAGTCCGATGATGTTGCAGAATATGATTTAAATGTACTTTTACGTTCACTAATAACCTCtgcataataaatattctaaattaactttatttaggtgtctgactttaacactgagcagtgcacaaacaattagttaaattcagagtttaaaaactgattcagcttctgaTGTTCTGCATtttagtgtgaaaataaggtggaaaatgtctcTATCAGCCTTGAAGATCACCAGTACATGTCAGTTACTggctgaccatgtctcctacatatctGCTTCGGTGCTGGCAACACAATATCGGTCTACCTCTAGTGTGAATTATCACTAATGTAAGGTTTTCATTAAGTAATTACATTTCATTTGTTTAACACCATCCATAGAAAAAATGCAGATAAAAAAGGTAATCTTGTTCTGTAATTACTTGATTTGTAAGACTTTCTCTATCTTCCAGACTGTTAAGTTGTTGCACTTTTTGTTAAAAAGTACCTGATCATGTAAAGTCCACAAACAATAATTATAAAATTAACCAGTGAAGGTATGACATATTATTAAAGGAATCATGTGTTGTTGTTTAgagaaaataaaagcatgaataataataataataataataataatgttttgacacCAGCCTTTCAAATTTGAACTTTTTAAAAATAGAAATAATTTTCAGAGACTTGACCAAACAGCTGAGATTCTTGTTATTACTAATTCTAATAATGACCAAGCTTTTGATGTCTGACATGGTTAAATATGACAGACTGTTTAATTCAGATGAACTTGACTGTAGTTTCAGTGCTTAAACCATTCAAAGTTGATCATCTGTTATCTAACTGGCGTGCAATGAGCTCTACTGCAGCAGACAGAAAAAAACAAGGCAGTGGTTGTTTTTGTTTATCTTTCTGATGTGTTGACATTAAACGGATGCTGATGTCAGCAAACAtcgtttgtttgcttgttttttcTGTTTCTAGTTAAAAGGGAACTGGAGGCTGAGGCGGCCGCAGTGGCTGAAAAAGCAAAAGCAGCATCAGCCGAGGTCTGGGCTGGCTCTAGCGACACAACTTTTCCATTTTATTTAACTCCATAAATGACTGGATGAATTTATGTTCAGGGATCCGGAGTTCCAGTGAAAGATTTTGCCTGCCTCTCCGTGTCGGGTGTTTATTTCACCTGTCCTCTCACTGGAGCCACGCTAACGAAAAGTCAGAGGGAGGTGCACCTTAAGGAGGCCATTTTCATGGTACGTCTGTTGGAGCATGGCTTTATTTTTTATCAACATAATAATGAGATTAAAGCTAATCCTGCTGGTTTTGTTGGTGAAATAATCTCTGTTTCTACCATCAGCGCTTTGAGGAGGATGCAGTGGAGGCTTCTGTTATGATGATCCACACGTTTAACAAAGACAGAGACAAAGTGAAGACTGCTGTGGACATTATTAGCAAGTAAGTCGGTTATAGCAGGGTTTGGTGCGGTGTGGGTCATCATGGACCAGCTTTTCAGGCGAGCGTTTCTATCGCAGTTTGGGCTCTCATGTTGGCAGGCAGGGTTAAACGAACCGTCATacgcaattaaaaaaaaagttgtgcAGCTATTCTGTATTTTTGTGCTGCAATAAATGGTCTGCTGAGCTAAAGACAGAAATAAATGCTTACCAACAGACTCCACAAGTAACTTCAGTGTGTGTTTCTCCCATTTCCACcctgaaaaaaaaatccactccGGCTTTTTCTGTCCTAACCTTTCTACACGGGGCTTACATTTCTTCAGCTTGGCCCCGTTCCGACGTCCGCTGGAATCCTTCGGCTGCCATCCACTGAGAAACAAAACGTATTACAATCCTTACCGATCCTTCTAGCTCAGGGGTGTCACACTCGCACGGGGCCgagatgaaactctgggacggagtcgagggccaaacttcatatttttttgaaaaagtgacggcaaatttgcacattttctttatcaacatatatgcaattttgaacctttaaatttggaaacaaacatatttctgcattaacactgaatgtggaataaccaaattacacacgagcaagtcagttttaaataaaacgcatcagtggtatttattacttgtggtataatcagcattttataaatctattcaggatttatgttttcttgtttattcatttttcttattttttattctccctttttcctcctgtaatacgtgtcatcgctgctgtgacgtctagctttccccactgaggaacaataaagggattttctattctattcatctatctgcagcctttccacttcctgtttactgtaggttaaatcttttctcacgggccaacaacaaaataaaaatatcattttatcttaaatgaaaatgcaacatctcacctgttaactttcatgttttggagcagaaaaagagcataaagccaacatcggactgacaaaaactaGAACAGTTCttgtatgtgaagccatatctgtttgtattaatgtggagttcgtctgtatatttccttcgttgttatctaaatactttctttgactcaaaatattgcttggtgtctttcaataaagttcttatatgtaattttgccccatttcttcaacatcaagagcttttgagggtcaccgtttatcatttgcttatatttaacATTTCCTCTAGAAatttaaacatattttctccaaaaagggttgatttttggactacagggctacaaccgcaaatttgttctgaccaatcaaaatcaaaacgtgataacgtcacttccttaagcttcatgttcagccaatcaactactttgatgtcatcggcagtcgaaggaccccgagccgatcctgcacccgagccgatcctgtactgacaccggcagcagacgctggaaaaaacacaaaggagggggcggttcGGCTCTGCgctaatgccgcaaagcatcatgggagttgtagtctttgctgtaaaatcgCCCTAAAAGGTAGCGCGCCGATCCTCCCCGTTGTGTGCCAAAACGGTCGAGGGAAATGAGGCTTTAGGACGGGTATTAGGCTTTTACCTCAACATCTTTATAatattttcagctgcttttatattttacttagatttttttaattgtttgatGACAGGTATGTTGAGAACATCTGTAAAAACCCCACAGAGGAGAAATACAGGAAGATTAAAGTCAGTAACAAGGTGTTTCAGGTGAGTTTGAGACCAGCTTCCTGTGCCCCGTGTTTCTTTCCTGTCTGGCTCTGGGCTGATCGTTTAGGAAAGGCTGTACATCAGACAGTGTTGTATATTTAATATGATTCCTCGTTTTGTTTTAGGAGAAAGTGCTTCCTGTTGAAGGCAGTCGAGAGTTTCTGCAGGCTTTGGGTTTCATCAGTGTTATGCTTCCTGTGGAGGGCCAAGGTAAAGGAgtggtccttttgtttttttataaatttgTCTGAGAGAGATCGGTGTTATTACGTGcacttgcttttttcactttcacTGGcgatcagaggaggacgaggagttCCTGGTGTTACCAGAGCAGAGCCCCGATGCCCTGGAGCTGATGAAGGAGAGAAGAGATCGTCTTCAGAAAGGACAACCGGTCAGAGCTCAGCTGGACCGGCAGCCTCAGGCGTTCAGACCATCTCCTAACGCTCAGAAATTCGAGCTGCCGTCGGAGTTCTACAATCTGacagcagaggagctgaagagggAACAACAGCTCAGGTACCGGGTTAGATACACAAATCCACCTCAGGCTGCTTCTAGCCGTCAGTCAGAGCGGGTACTGAACACACCTGTGCagcgccaggctaaagaccagaggcgacagatcatttgctgctgtggcccccagactcttgaactctctccccctgagcctgagatcagtggactcagtggtctcctttaaaacgcAGCAGAaacctcacttgttcaggctggttttggtgtgaccttcatgacCCTCtcattgttctgctctccccacctattccaccttcctcaggatccactcatttccctcttatctattcactctctttcttttcatttttaatcgcaattgtctatttttttgctcatttaaaatatattgttaacaattttctaaataatttttgatatttttacattatttgtttttgtgaagcgcctcgtgatttttatcttgagaggcgctatagaaaagatctcttcTTTTTCTACCTTTATGTGTTTCCCAGGAGCGAGCTGGTAGAGAAGAACAGCATGCTTCGCACCAAAGCCATGAGGGAAAAGGAGGAACAGAGAGAGAGGAGAAAATACAACTACACCCTGCTCAGGGTCAGACTGCCCGATGGGAACCTGCTACAAGGTAAGACCTCACCACCTTTCCTTTACTTTGTTTTAGGAAAATGTTTAGTCATAGTTCTCCTTTGTAAAAGTCAAGTAAAGCTGATGTGCTGCTCCTCTATAGGCACCTTTTATGCCTGGGACCGGGTGCATGCGCTCTTTGAGTTTGTGCGCGAGTCCCTGGTGGACGGCTGGCAGCCCTTCGAGCTCGTCGCCCCCGGAGGTCAGAAACTACAAGAGTCAGAGGAGGTTTCTCTCGTTGAGTGTAACTTGGTGAGTTAAACCTCAAATCTCTAAGTAAACTCTGCAAAAACTATAATAAAAATCCTAACATCAGTTTGACCTGGTTTTTTCGTTGACTAGAAGAAACTTTCTAATGAAACCTGATTATCATTTTATTGACACGCCTAAACcccaaccccaaaattccactacctccgctccggcacgaactccacagcaaaatcggtcccgttgtagccaatcagagttgttccactactgcggctgtgcggcgccgttccgccatccggcaaaaataggatcgattctatttttgccggacgccggagcacctccgcagtaaatggacagaaatcacaaccgcccaacaggaaagggagcaagcacaacttccattatttcacaataaatcgataaacaaaaggcgttttttgtttcatatgcgcaggtttaacaacttttaacaactatcagtggcggctgaactttaaatgcacaaaaataaaccataaatagtttccactatcaaagtagtcacactttgttgatccaaacactgctgatctctcaacacaaatgatgggcagattaaacagttcatgccgatgcttctcccacacaacgggtgtttggatctaacttccgcgtttattgctcggactgtatcgcaagatctcgaaaatcccgcgcatgcttgtttgcccacctcaggtctccgcaccggagcggagccgttgtagagcgggtaccagtaaaaattgagttcggaagcgagcggctgcgaaggcggggcggaggtagtggaatttaagATTAAGACTGGCTAGATCATGTTACTAACACCATGTTTGTTTGAGCTCCTCCTCCTGTTGGACTGGTGTTCATTTCTGCTCTGGGTTGTTTTAGGTCCCTGCCGCCCTGCTCACGTTCAACTGGGATGCAGTTGTCCAGGCTGACATAGCAGCTGCAGGCGGGAAAAGCCCCACCCTCCTCAAACCAGAGCTGCTGGAAACCATCCAAATGCTGAGCTGAACTGAGCATGCTCACCCCTTTTTCTGGAGTAAACTTAACTCCTTCACtagtgatgtttttatttttacattccaACCCTGATGGCTGTTTAGTCTCCATGTTGGAATGCTGTTTGTGGTCTCAGCAGCACGTGTTGAAGGAATTATTAGTAACATGTTGATGGTAAACCAAAGGCCAAGTGCGGTTTCAGATCTGATGTTCAGGTGTGCATTTCTAGTGATTACGGCATGTGGAGACCTCCTGTCTGTCCCCGTCTCCCCATGTGAGCTCATTGTGTTGTAAACACGTTTTTTGGAAGTGTTGATCAGTTTCTTTTGTCAGTGTTCAAGGCGAGTTGGGTGACCGTCTGTGACGCAGACCCGCCTCCATTACTGTAAACACACGCACGCTGCTGCCTGCTTAATCTCGGCCCCGCGCTTGTTCAGCAGACCCAGTTGTCTATTTAAAGACCGACTGATAACTCAAAAACACGGTTTCCATGGCTAACGTTACTGAATCCTAGGAATGTGACGGCAGTTCCGATAACTAGACTTGCTTGTGTTTTATTAATCCAAAGCACTTTGAAGGATCTAGATGTATGTATGAGATAAAAGAATGAAATTAAGCCACAAGCTACTAACGTCTAGCATAAAGATAGTTTAGCATTTGTTTGGGTCAAACATTTTCTCAACATAAAAAGGTTTTACTTCTAAAACACAACTCCGTTAAAATGTGCTCCGCTCTAAATCTGCATCTGGTTAAGCTGTCCCTCGAACAGATGAGATCATTTATTAAGTGGTGCATTAAAATGCAGGATTGTTCTATCACCTGAGATTTTGTGTTTGAAGGTTAAACCTTTACCTTCAGGTTAGTCTATTCTAAACTAATTCTGGTCGGTTAGGATGGTAACTACCTCTCATTATTCACCAACAGACCTGAGACCGATTGTTAGTGATTTTCATGGTTTTATGTAACGATCCAGACGGACATAAAGGAAACTGGAGTGTTTGTCTCACAATCTGTCATTGATAAGCAAATTCAGTTGTGATTTCACTTGTTTGCATCCTACATCAGCGTCTTGCGTGAGTCTGAATCTCCAATAAAGCTTAGTATTTTTGTAAAGTTAGTGAGCAGCTGTGAGTTAATGTCCAGCTTTGAGTTGTACTCTGTTGCTTCTGAACCTgcttgtgataaaaaaaaatactccCCACTGAGGATTTTCTTCAATAAACAGAAACATGAGGCCAGTTTTTGTATTAATACCTTCACctgatttaaccctctcaggctcaaaataagttttgataaaagaacgaacaacgaagtccttcagcggttcttctgagttaaaaatgttcatgaaacacgtgtgtggagtaaccaggtaggtaggttttaactgttgcacatctgcaacgcctgcctccagagggttaaaccatGAAAGGAGCCTTAAAGGTGCAGAATTTTTATTCACGTTTAATGAATTTATCTTGTTCAAGTAATCTTGAAAAATACAGAAAATACATATTTATAAAACACCAACACTAACTGTACAAGAACAGATCTCTCAACTACCCCAGTGAGCTGTCAGACACGGCAGAGTAAATGAAACCAGGGACGAATGTACAGGTGGACATGGAGCCTGTTTCCCAGCATCGAGGTGTGATGAACTATTTACATTAAATCAAAAGAAAACCAGTGGGTTTGTTAATAATTCTCAAAAACTGTAAAATGATGGTGTTCCTGATGTTTTGAATTGTTATGAGAAATCATTTTTGCTCTGCTTTTATCCAAAAACAAGTGATCTATACCTTAGAACACGAGGCGAGTGGTACGGTAGAACTTAAAATATAGAGCTGAACACTTGTCTTTACATGCAGCGTGCCTCGATTTTCCTTAAGGTTTTAAAAGGGATGAGGAGGTGAGGAGGAGCGAGCACGGTGCGGTGCGGTCCTGTCCTCAGGCTGTGGGGAGAGTCGGAGCAGATCCACCCTCGGGGAGAGCAGCTGAATCCAAGGGGGTTGCCTCCATTAGATTGTCAATGGCAACagttgcatttttatttttagagTCTAAAatgtcaagtaaaaaaaaattatatcatGGAAGGCAACATTCATGTTAAGTTAGCAAGAACGATTTCCTTAAGGTATCTCACCAGTGTGAGCCGAGACGATGACacattcatcatcatcctcctcagtgTCAGCCTGAAAACTGTCTGCCTCCGTCGCTTCAGTCTGGATTCAAACAACAGGAATAAAGTCAGTGAATGAAAACCCACCTGAAGGTGACTCACCCGCTCAAAAACCCTCACCTGGTCAGGATTGGAACATTTCTTCATGAATTTTGTGATCGACATGCTGCCGGCGCTCTTCCGCTTGTTGGAGGAAGAAGAGGTCTGAGGTGTGGAGGGGGAGTTTCCCTGAGAGCCCGTGGCTGCCTGGGCTTCATCACGAAACTCCTCCCGAGCTCCTGTGGTGTGGTAGGTCCACTGGCACGGAACTGGGAGAGCCTCCTGGCCGAAACGGGACAGGACCTCCGCATGAACGTACCAGCAACAGCGCCTGTAGGAGGAGCGCTTCTCATAAACAGCGTTGTTCTTGATGAGACGCCTCAGCAGAATTCTGGTCAAAAGACGAAGATGAAATTAGATTTTCACATGGCTGATATTAAAACGTTTACATTTGCTGAAGACAAAGTTAGAGCTGCACAAGGTTACGTTTGAGCATCAACACTGGAATGTAGGAGAGCGCGATCGCTGGTCCTCAACGCGTTCTCATCTAACGGTGACGGGTAGCTGGCACGCAGCAATCCACCAATCACGTTTGTACTCATTGTTCACAGTGGATTTCATTGGATATCTGATGCACCAATCAACATTATACAGCAGAGTTGTCCAGTCCAGGTCCTCAGGGCCCACTGTGCTGTCTGCTCtcatttagggatgcaccgaaatgAAAACACCAAAACCCAAAGTGAGGAAACCACGGCCAAATACCGAAATACAGAAACAAATGATTAAGTCAAGAATTAGAACCATAACATTGGCTAAGAGGTGTACTAAACCTCACTAAAAGCAAGGCATTGTAATTAATCAGTTACCAAACCATGGATATATTTATTTAGCACCGACATAACAACAAGGCACAAGATGCATTAAAATGTTTCACTTGACCGCACTTGTGTACTTTAAATAATAAAGTATAAATGTACAGCCGTATAACTGAAAGACCTGCGGCGGACTGTAAAAtcaaccctttaagcgccaaagtttCAATATTGCGTTTATTGAGCCACAACTGCAAATATAATCCCTCataaagttactactttacaccaga is a genomic window containing:
- the ubxn6 gene encoding UBX domain-containing protein 6 isoform X2 — encoded protein: MKKFFDDIKKDMKFKSAGPGKKLTEDTSRPEVVQSSSSAKQNRHHAPSEGAQRAGAAALARIEQKQRPKVHTSQDAIRNQVKRELEAEAAAVAEKAKAASAEGSGVPVKDFACLSVSGVYFTCPLTGATLTKSQREVHLKEAIFMRFEEDAVEASVMMIHTFNKDRDKVKTAVDIISKYVENICKNPTEEKYRKIKVSNKVFQEKVLPVEGSREFLQALGFISVMLPVEGQEEDEEFLVLPEQSPDALELMKERRDRLQKGQPVRAQLDRQPQAFRPSPNAQKFELPSEFYNLTAEELKREQQLRSELVEKNSMLRTKAMREKEEQRERRKYNYTLLRVRLPDGNLLQGTFYAWDRVHALFEFVRESLVDGWQPFELVAPGGQKLQESEEVSLVECNLVPAALLTFNWDAVVQADIAAAGGKSPTLLKPELLETIQMLS
- the ubxn6 gene encoding UBX domain-containing protein 6 isoform X1, which gives rise to MKKFFDDIKKDMKFKSAGPGKKLTEDTSSRPEVVQSSSSAKQNRHHAPSEGAQRAGAAALARIEQKQRPKVHTSQDAIRNQVKRELEAEAAAVAEKAKAASAEGSGVPVKDFACLSVSGVYFTCPLTGATLTKSQREVHLKEAIFMRFEEDAVEASVMMIHTFNKDRDKVKTAVDIISKYVENICKNPTEEKYRKIKVSNKVFQEKVLPVEGSREFLQALGFISVMLPVEGQEEDEEFLVLPEQSPDALELMKERRDRLQKGQPVRAQLDRQPQAFRPSPNAQKFELPSEFYNLTAEELKREQQLRSELVEKNSMLRTKAMREKEEQRERRKYNYTLLRVRLPDGNLLQGTFYAWDRVHALFEFVRESLVDGWQPFELVAPGGQKLQESEEVSLVECNLVPAALLTFNWDAVVQADIAAAGGKSPTLLKPELLETIQMLS